The following nucleotide sequence is from Saccharothrix texasensis.
CAGGAGGTCCACGTCATCGCGTCGTGCGCGTGTGGATGCGGCTACCAGGAATGAGCCGAGCCACATTGGTCCCACGTCGGCCTGTCCGGGGAGGAGCAGCGCCAGCGTCTTGTTGCGGGTGAGCCGCCGTGGTTCGTAGCCGAGGACTCGGACGCTGTCTTCGATGCGTTGTCGGGTGTCGGTCGAGATCGAGCGTTTCCCGCTGAGGGCGTAGGACACCGTGCTCAGCGAGACACCGGCGTGTCGGGCAACGTCGGCGAGGGTGGTCATGTTGCTTCACTCCTGCTTCGAAAACGGGTGGTCCGTCCCGGTCGCTCCTGGGCAAGGGCGCGACCGGGACGGACCGGTGGTGGCGGGACGGCCTCGGGGGAGAGGTGCCGTCACCGCGCGGGAGGGTGTTGGTCTCTAGATGGGGCGGACGTCGACCCAGAAGCGGGTGTCGTTGCTGAGGTTCGACGAGTTGCTGTTGATCTGGCTCTGGATCCAGTAGATGGCGGTCTTGTAGCCGTTGATGTCGCTGGTGTTGGGGTTGTTGAGGCCCGTCTCGCCGTTGCGGTGGCCGGCGAACCAGGTGTTGAGGCCGTAGCCGCTCTGGCTCTGGTGCAGGCAGGAGATGTCGGCGGAGAGGTTGCTGTTGAGCGCCGCGCCGTTGTTCCACTGGCTGACCGACTGGCCGCTGAACCGGCTGCACTTGGAGCGCAGCATCAGCCAGTTCTGCTTGAAGATGCCGAAGTTGGCGGCGTCGTAGGTCTTGTTGTCGCCGTAGGCGTAGTTGGTGGACATGTTGTCGGTCTCCAGCATGGCCACGGCCAGGTCGAGGCTGTTGCCGCCGGCGTTGCGGACCTGCTGTTTGCGGTAGCCCAGGCCGCTGACGCTGTAGGAGCCGCAGCTCATGCCCGACGGGCACGCTGTCGAGCCTCCGCCGCCTCCGCTGCCGCCGTCGGCGGCGCCACCGCGCACGACGCAGGAGC
It contains:
- a CDS encoding carbohydrate-binding domain-containing protein, producing MRRFIGVVLGLLLAVTGAVMSAAPAVAENAPNGYPYCSSSSSDPDGDGWGWENSASCVVRGGAADTGSGSGGNAPNGYPYCANGSSSDPDGDGWGWENSRSCVVRGGAADGGSGGGGGSTACPSGMSCGSYSVSGLGYRKQQVRNAGGNSLDLAVAMLETDNMSTNYAYGDNKTYDAANFGIFKQNWLMLRSKCSRFSGQSVSQWNNGAALNSNLSADISCLHQSQSGYGLNTWFAGHRNGETGLNNPNTSDINGYKTAIYWIQSQINSNSSNLSNDTRFWVDVRPI